In Lagopus muta isolate bLagMut1 chromosome 20, bLagMut1 primary, whole genome shotgun sequence, the following proteins share a genomic window:
- the TBX2 gene encoding T-box transcription factor TBX2 has product MRDPAFPGTAMAYHPFHAPRPADFPMSAFLAAAQPSFFPALALPPAALAKPMPDPGLAGAAEAGLHVSALGHHHQAAHLRSLKSLEPEEEVEDDPKVTLEAKELWDQFHKLGTEMVITKSGRRMFPPFKVRVSGLDKKAKYILLMDIVAADDCRYKFHNSRWMVAGKADPEMPKRMYIHPDSPATGEQWMAKPVAFHKLKLTNNISDKHGFTILNSMHKYQPRFHIVRANDILKLPYSTFRTYVFPETDFIAVTAYQNDKITQLKIDNNPFAKGFRDTGNGRREKRKQLSLPSLRMYEEPCKPDRDGGESDASSCEPSAVRDALHSPVGPLPSPLRLKASGREEKPGADSDAEVEKVPEERPAGGSPGGEDTSPRGSPRCTDERGKERRSPEKAKDGASQGDGPGEGLFGARGMEKDKVEGRRKEPEQGKKDAEGVGLGKEAFAPLMVHTDSPPHLSAGHLQSLALSGLHGQQFFSPLGAGQPLFIHPGQFAMAPGAFSAMGMGHLLASVTGGGSLENGALSSAPGAAGTATPFPFHLSQHMLASQGIPMPTFSGLFPYPYTYMAAAAAAASAMPATSAAAAAGPLSRNPFLGSSRPRLRFSPYQLPVSIPPSTNLLTTGLPSSLNPGSESSKAGSSREPSPIPDAHKAQRPAVSPPKGSLKESLNELQNIQRLVSGLESQRELSPGRESPK; this is encoded by the exons ATGAGAGATCCAGCCTTCCCAGGGACTGCCATGGCTTACCACCCCTTCCACGCTCCCCGGCCGGCCGACTTCCCCATGTCCGCTTTTCTCGCCGCCGCTCAGCCCTCCTTTTTCCCCGCTCTGGCTCTGCCCCCGGCGGCTCTGGCCAAGCCCATGCCGGACCCGGGGCTGGCCGGGGCGGCCGAGGCTGGGCTGCACGTCTCGGCTCTGGGCCACCACCACCAGGCAGCCCATCTGCGCTCCCTCAAGAGCCTGGAGCccgaggaggaggtggaggacgACCCCAAAGTGACGCTGGAAGCCAAAGAGCTTTGGGACCAATTCCACAAGCTGGGCACCGAGATGGTGATCACCAAATCCGGGAG GAGGATGTTCCCCCCGTTCAAGGTGCGGGTGAGCGGCCTGGACAAGAAGGCCAAATACATTTTGCTCATGGATATAGTTGCGGCCGACGACTGCCGGTACAAATTCCACAACTCCCGCTGGATGGTGGCCGGAAAGGCCGACCCGGAGATGCCCAAACGCATGTACATCCACCCCGACAGCCCGGCCACCGGGGAGCAGTGGATGGCCAAACCCGTTGCCTTTCACAAACTCAAGCTCACCAACAACATCTCGGACAAACACGGCTTT ACCATTCTGAACTCCATGCACAAATACCAACCCCGCTTCCACATCGTGAGGGCCAACGACATCCTCAAGCTGCCCTACAGCACCTTCCGCACCTACGTGTTCCCCGAGACCGACTTCATCGCCGTCACCGCCTACCAGAACGACAAG ATCACGCAGCTGAAAATCGATAACAACCCCTTCGCCAAAGGCTTTCGGGACACGGGCAACGGCCGTCGGGAGAAGAG GAAGCAGCTCTCGCTGCCGTCGCTGCGGATGTACGAGGAGCCCTGCAAACCCGACCGAGACGGCGGCGAATCGGACGCGTCCTCCTGCGAACCATCGGCTGTGCGCGACGCGCTGCACTCCCCCGTGggccccctccccagccccctgCGCCTGAAGGCCAGCGGCAGAG AGGAGAAGCCGGGGGCTGACAGCGATGCGGAGGTGGAGAAGGTGCCCGAGGAGCGGCCAGCGGGCGGCAGCCCTGGTGGGGAGGACACATCACCCCGCGGCAGCCCACGGTGCACCGACGAGCGGGGCAAGGAGAGGCGCAGCCCAGAGAAAgccaaggatggagcatcccAGGGGGACGGCCCTGGTGAGGGTCTGTTTGGAGCACGGGGCATGGAGAAGGACAAAgtggaagggagaaggaaagagccGGAGCAGGGCAAGAAGGACGCAGAGGGAGTCGGGCTGGGCAAGGAGGCCTTCGCCCCGCTGATGGTGCACACGGACAGCCCCCCGCACCTGAGCGCCGGGCACCTGCAGAGCCTTGCTCTCTCTGGGCTCCATGGGCAGCAGTTCTTCAGCCCGCTGGGTGCCGGGCAGCCACTCTTCATCCACCCGGGACAGTTTGCCATGGCCCCCGGGGCTTTCTCTGCTATGGGCATGGGACATTTGCTGGCCTCGGTGACTGGCGGCGGCAGCCTGGAGAACGGGGCTCTCTCGTCTGCCCCGGGCGCAGCGGGGACGGCCACCCCCTTCCCATTCCACCTCTCCCAGCACATGCTGGCTTCTCAG GGAATCCCGATGCCCACTTTCAGCGGCCTCTTCCCCTACCCCTACACCtacatggcagcagcagcagcagccgcctCGGCCATGCCGGCCACCAgcgcagccgccgccgccgggccgcTGTCCCGCAATCCCTTCCTGGGCAGCAGCCGCCCTCGCCTGCGCTTCAGCCCCTACCAGCTCCCTGTCAGCATCCCGCCCAGCACCAACCTGCTCACCACCGGCCTCCCCTCCAGCCTCAACCCCGGCTCTGAGAGCTCCAAGGCGGGCAGCAGCCGTGAGCCCAGCCCCATCCCCGACGCGCACAAAGCCCAGCGCCCCGCCGTCTCCCCCCCCAAAGGTTCCCTGAAGGAATCCCTCAACGAACTGCAGAACATCCAGAGACTGGTGAGCGGGCTGGAGAGCCAGAGGGAGCTGTCGCCCGGCAGGGAGTCCCCCAAGTGA